The proteins below are encoded in one region of Segatella copri:
- a CDS encoding SUMF1/EgtB/PvdO family nonheme iron enzyme, translating into MKKSILLLSAFAILLTLSGCFGAKQASVAGRGGEVVGVSGRSFVEPAPYGMVKINRGFLKMGMETQDSLWGMKTPRKDVSVDGFWMDDTEITNSEYKQFVAYVRDSILRTRLADPAYGGDETYMITEDKNGDPVTPHVNWKKALPKKPNEDEQRAFESLYETNPVTGEKLIDWRQLNYKYEIYDYTAAAQRKFRLNPQERTFNTDVKINPDEVVMISKDTAYYDDEGRVVRETINRPLSGPWDFLNTYIVNVYPDTTCWVNDFRNAENETYLRSYFSNPAYNDYPVVGVTWEQANAFCAWRTDYLLKGLGPEARFVQRYRLPTEAEWEYAARGKNQNEFPWDNADVKNGDGCFYANFKPDRGNYTKDGNLITSKVAIYSPNSNGLYDMAGNVAEWTSTVYTEAGVDAMSDFNPTLQYNAAIEDPYRLKKKSVRGGSWKDPESFIRSAWRTFEYQNQPRSYIGFRCVRSLATTASGKQKPLKNKNRR; encoded by the coding sequence TGGCGTGAGCGGTAGAAGCTTTGTAGAGCCAGCCCCTTATGGTATGGTAAAGATAAACCGTGGCTTCCTGAAAATGGGAATGGAGACCCAAGACTCACTCTGGGGAATGAAAACACCACGCAAGGATGTGTCGGTGGATGGATTCTGGATGGATGATACCGAAATCACCAATTCAGAATATAAGCAGTTTGTGGCTTATGTGCGCGATTCTATTCTTCGTACCCGTCTGGCTGATCCTGCTTATGGAGGCGACGAGACTTACATGATTACTGAAGATAAGAATGGCGATCCGGTTACACCTCATGTAAACTGGAAGAAAGCGCTGCCTAAGAAACCTAATGAGGATGAGCAGAGAGCTTTTGAAAGTTTGTATGAAACCAATCCGGTTACAGGAGAAAAACTCATCGACTGGCGCCAGCTCAACTATAAATACGAAATCTATGATTATACAGCTGCGGCTCAGCGTAAGTTCCGTCTGAATCCCCAGGAACGTACCTTCAACACCGATGTGAAGATAAATCCGGACGAGGTGGTGATGATTTCAAAAGATACCGCTTATTATGATGATGAGGGTAGAGTGGTGCGTGAGACCATCAACCGTCCGCTTTCAGGACCATGGGACTTCCTGAATACCTATATCGTGAATGTTTATCCTGACACTACCTGTTGGGTAAACGACTTCAGAAATGCAGAGAATGAAACCTATCTGAGAAGTTATTTCAGCAATCCTGCGTATAATGACTATCCGGTAGTCGGTGTAACCTGGGAACAGGCAAATGCCTTCTGCGCCTGGAGAACAGACTATCTGTTGAAGGGCTTAGGTCCTGAAGCAAGATTTGTACAGCGTTACCGTCTGCCAACCGAGGCAGAATGGGAATATGCTGCAAGAGGCAAGAACCAGAATGAATTTCCTTGGGACAATGCGGATGTGAAGAATGGGGATGGCTGTTTTTACGCCAATTTCAAACCAGACAGGGGCAACTATACCAAAGACGGCAACCTGATAACCAGCAAGGTGGCTATCTATTCGCCAAATTCTAATGGACTTTACGATATGGCTGGTAATGTGGCAGAGTGGACAAGTACCGTTTATACAGAGGCTGGTGTAGACGCCATGAGCGATTTTAACCCAACTTTACAGTATAATGCTGCCATAGAAGATCCTTACCGTTTGAAGAAGAAGAGTGTAAGAGGTGGTTCCTGGAAAGACCCTGAGTCGTTTATCCGTTCGGCATGGCGCACTTTCGAGTACCAGAATCAGCCTCGCTCATACATCGGATTCCGTTGCGTGAGAAGTCTTGCTACTACGGCAAGCGGAAAACAGAAACCATTGAAGAATAAGAATAGGAGATAA
- the gldL gene encoding gliding motility protein GldL, translated as MSYYSKFNIVYRLQKWMDSVPGQTFLNYAYSWGASIVIAGTLFKLTHLPGANFMLFLGMGTEILVFFLSAFDRPFDKTAEGRDLPTHATEEYLEGKVSAEEMMTAKNRSETIQPQVASPVSPVMAAAPELTPLNPEVVEVQNSYVEQLKSLVETLSKVNEQSSRLTRDSEEMENLNRTLTGISRVYEMQLKSASQQIGTIDQINEQTKMMAKQIEQLNKIYTRMIDAMTINMRVAAPHVTSEE; from the coding sequence ATGAGCTATTATAGCAAATTCAATATTGTATACCGCTTGCAGAAGTGGATGGATAGTGTGCCGGGTCAGACATTCCTTAACTATGCTTACAGTTGGGGTGCCTCTATCGTAATCGCTGGTACCCTCTTTAAGTTGACCCATCTTCCTGGTGCCAATTTCATGCTTTTCTTAGGTATGGGAACCGAGATTCTCGTGTTCTTCCTTTCTGCTTTCGACCGTCCTTTCGACAAAACAGCTGAAGGTAGAGACTTGCCTACCCATGCTACAGAGGAGTATCTGGAAGGAAAGGTGTCGGCAGAAGAAATGATGACTGCCAAGAATCGTTCTGAAACCATTCAACCTCAGGTTGCTTCTCCTGTCTCTCCTGTAATGGCTGCTGCGCCAGAACTGACTCCACTTAATCCTGAGGTGGTGGAAGTTCAGAACAGCTACGTAGAACAGTTGAAGAGCCTGGTAGAAACCTTGAGTAAGGTGAACGAACAGAGTAGCCGACTGACTCGTGACAGCGAGGAGATGGAGAATCTGAACCGTACCTTGACAGGTATCAGCAGGGTATACGAGATGCAGCTGAAAAGTGCCAGCCAGCAGATTGGTACCATTGACCAGATCAATGAGCAGACCAAGATGATGGCAAAGCAGATAGAACAGTTGAACAAGATTTATACCCGTATGATTGATGCCATGACCATCAATATGCGTGTGGCGGCTCCTCATGTAACAAGTGAAGAGTAA
- the gldN gene encoding gliding motility protein GldN — MKKILFIFMLLGMVQSIMAQPAARRKQAQQKAQQSNADNMTLRAKLYFPTAIPMDEDVVWRRDIYRELNLTDDANAALYYPVEPTDGKMNLFTYIFKLMFTGRVPVYQYRMDGNEDFSAANRLTPKAFVDNYHIYYEKTDNGKVHIDDSDIPSAEVKAYYVKETSYYDQKTASFHTKVLALCPIMTRNDDFGDVGNKYPLFWVKYDDLAPFLAKQQLMTSNVNNAAVMSAEDYFTKNLYQGKIYKTNNMQGNTLAQYCPSDTAMAKEQKRIEAELEAFEKNIWGNQARKDSLDSIAKAEKNMDAKTLKKSRNRRSGSASKPAKTSTVKKRRSGGSNVSSGGSARVTVRRERH, encoded by the coding sequence ATGAAAAAGATATTATTCATATTCATGCTTTTGGGAATGGTGCAGAGCATCATGGCACAGCCAGCGGCTCGCAGAAAGCAGGCTCAGCAAAAGGCACAACAGTCTAATGCTGATAATATGACCTTGCGTGCCAAACTCTATTTCCCTACAGCCATCCCGATGGATGAGGACGTGGTTTGGAGAAGAGACATCTATCGTGAACTCAATCTCACAGATGATGCCAATGCTGCCTTGTATTATCCTGTAGAGCCAACAGATGGTAAGATGAATCTCTTTACCTATATCTTTAAACTGATGTTTACGGGTAGAGTGCCTGTTTATCAGTATCGTATGGATGGTAATGAAGATTTTTCTGCCGCCAACCGTCTTACTCCGAAAGCATTCGTAGATAATTATCATATCTACTACGAGAAGACTGATAACGGAAAGGTGCATATTGATGACAGCGATATTCCATCAGCAGAAGTGAAGGCATACTATGTGAAGGAGACTTCTTACTATGACCAGAAAACAGCTTCTTTCCATACCAAGGTATTGGCTTTGTGCCCTATCATGACCCGTAATGATGACTTTGGAGATGTAGGAAACAAGTATCCGCTCTTCTGGGTGAAGTATGATGACTTAGCTCCTTTCCTGGCTAAGCAGCAGCTGATGACCAGTAATGTGAACAATGCTGCTGTGATGAGTGCAGAAGATTATTTTACCAAGAATCTGTATCAGGGTAAAATCTACAAGACCAATAATATGCAGGGCAATACCCTGGCACAATACTGTCCTTCGGATACAGCCATGGCGAAGGAACAGAAACGCATAGAAGCTGAGTTGGAAGCCTTTGAGAAGAATATCTGGGGTAATCAGGCTCGGAAGGATTCTCTTGACAGTATTGCCAAGGCAGAAAAGAATATGGATGCCAAGACTCTGAAGAAAAGCCGTAACAGAAGAAGTGGTTCTGCATCTAAACCAGCTAAGACTTCTACTGTTAAAAAACGCAGATCAGGAGGAAGTAACGTTTCTTCTGGTGGCTCGGCTAGAGTAACGGTTCGTAGAGAACGTCATTAA
- a CDS encoding porin family protein, with translation MKKVLSVLMLVAAMMFATNANAQIKFGLKGGLDVTNMSLSNDVFDASNKTGFFVGPMVKVTIPIVGLSFDAAALYDQKEAKVSVNDAETKMTQKSLNIPVNVRYGFGLSSLANVFVFAGPQWGINVGDKNFEWDKSGCYSLKKSNFSVNVGLGVTLMSHLQLSANYNIACGKTADVTWKEASDKIVNGNSKNNSWQIALGYWF, from the coding sequence ATGAAGAAAGTTTTATCAGTATTAATGCTTGTAGCAGCCATGATGTTTGCTACTAATGCAAATGCCCAGATTAAGTTTGGTTTGAAGGGCGGTTTGGATGTTACTAACATGTCTTTGAGTAACGATGTTTTCGATGCATCTAACAAGACAGGTTTCTTTGTTGGTCCAATGGTTAAGGTTACTATTCCTATTGTTGGTCTGAGCTTTGATGCTGCTGCCTTGTACGACCAGAAGGAAGCTAAGGTGTCTGTAAATGATGCAGAGACAAAAATGACTCAGAAATCTCTTAATATCCCTGTAAACGTACGTTATGGCTTCGGCTTGAGCAGCTTGGCTAATGTTTTCGTTTTCGCTGGTCCACAGTGGGGTATCAATGTTGGTGACAAGAACTTCGAGTGGGATAAATCAGGCTGTTATTCTCTGAAGAAATCTAACTTCAGCGTAAACGTAGGTCTGGGTGTTACCCTGATGAGCCATCTCCAACTCTCTGCAAACTATAACATCGCTTGCGGTAAGACTGCAGATGTTACCTGGAAGGAAGCAAGCGACAAGATTGTGAATGGTAACAGTAAGAATAACAGTTGGCAGATTGCTTTGGGTTATTGGTTCTAA